In a single window of the Penaeus chinensis breed Huanghai No. 1 chromosome 4, ASM1920278v2, whole genome shotgun sequence genome:
- the LOC125024516 gene encoding ankyrin repeat and LEM domain-containing protein 2-like has protein sequence MRMADSQFIDKIAQLSDEELKAALEKHGENVGPITSSTRYLFERLLRKKEGKPDIGDAVPNSVEGKEDGTTESSSVSNNKENGGLALQPQKPEVHVYFGVFPPDNVDVSGDPDFQLVYTDKMSCLAMMKKYRGSRFKAFRSYEEALQFAENGPDVAITQDTNGMDGNVNAERPSPFRGPKSQDLVKFRKSIEKDDMSYFTKCINENPRYLVSSGDTPAILQEGSRYNALHVACRNNRAQYAAEVLSIVSKVDFFQKLYPDDTLESSERRSAFLLDLYLNTPDKGLNETPLHFASKHGSLECVRTLSSYPACNKGRRNKFGQTPSDIICSRVNSSTSKVREDIQCLLGEQFYIPLFRDDDHCLLPEIGRPWSPIVDSPTSPLTQDQLLVSSCSSASPMSPISPSLRVRGYAGPMSPSQAESLYRCWKENAVSSPTRHSKGRVASLRLTDQDKGLERIGRELAADQGISWNEYWEFLGDFANFRTERGLQKLEVFLKDKYKKLMQERGQIAAEELAIKLNEEVRWEEVQSPAEGEGDVSLPNLNDSHVSKSSRSTMSELCQELEALRLNVSLSPQNDGPGFKSASSKFLENWKEKEEKQERGQLEGTSQAEEDPASEQLSYIMKSIRVAARRLAEVLGDLAQDLQSSTVANFSVTKTIRTKLKPEILCLKNVVSKCCTKELKTELEFGFIHVLLAFKATETIQENLTSSDICTLAETLKVFVSHLNFIQVHSSDEEDAAKPDITLEEKKVATDHFSCVVKCLEKALNIAYNNCNSDMQVSENGLKLHLMQMGDCRCRWDIQSEEHSHIPKAASTPATTSKYGKAFNFLHQTLFSNNRKNSEEAQSRAKDEAKEAVVKKLTFDEDGEEVIEASLRIRQNGDISETLVNHNATGAKEGEDAQAAVDEKGGYAGDNDSFETAPSSVHEDMVTPEEGIRVYMHGLEASKVDVDVMAAVGDVRINEEKFPHLAQWFFLMSSHSPAERSSWASPYYCRSRRVSTAFSTLSKLADTDSPNSRRRSFTDAATPRILFT, from the exons ATGAGGATGGCTGACTCTCAATTCATAGACAAGATAGCCCAGCTGTCTGATGAGGAGCTGAAAGCTGCTCTTGAAAAACATGGTGAAAATGTGGGTCCAATCACATCATCTACaag ATACCTTTTCGAACGGCTCTTGCGGAAAAAGGAGGGCAAACCAGACATTGGCGATGCAGTGCCTAACAGTGTAGAAGGCAAAGAGGATGGCACCACTGAAAGCTCCAGTGTCAGTAACAATAAAGAGAATGGAGGATTGGCCTTGCAACCCCAGAAGCCAGAGGTGCATGTTTACTTTGGTGTTTTTCCACCAGACAATGTGGATGTTTCTGGTGATCCAG ACTTCCAGTTGGTTTATACTGACAAGATGTCCTGCTTAGCCATGATGAAAAAGTACCGTGGTTCGCGCTTCAAGGCTTTTAGGTCATATGAAGAAGCACTCCAGTTTGCGGAAAATGGACCGGATGTTGCCATAACGCAGGACACAAATGGTATGGATGGCAATGTAAATGCTGAGCGTCCAAGTCCTTTTCGGGGCCCCAAGTCACAAGACCTTGTCAAGTTTCGTAAATCCATAGAAAAGGATGATATGAGTTATTTCACGAAG TGCATAAATGAAAATCCCAGATATCTTGTTAGCAGCGGGGACACACCAGCCATCTTACAAGAAGGCTCACGATACAATGCTCTCCATGTTGCTTGTCGTAACAACAGGGCCCAATATGCTGCGGAG GTGCTATCAATAGTTTCGAAGGTTGACTTCTTCCAAAAGCTCTATCCCGATGACACTCTTGAGAGCTCGGAGAGAAGGAGCGCCTTCCTCTTGGACCTGTACTTGAACACCCCAGACAAAGGGCTAAATGAAACCCCGCTGCACTTTGCCAGCAAGCATGGCTCTCTGGAATGCGTGAGGACTCTGTCATCTTATCCTGCTTGtaacaaggggaggaggaataagttCGGACAAACACCTTCTGAT ATCATTTGTTCGCGCGTAAACAGCTCGACATCGAAGGTCCGAGAGGACATCCAGTGTCTCCTTGGTGAGCAGTTTTACATCCCGCTCTTCAGGGACGATGACCACTGTCTCCTGCCTGAGATAGGTCGTCCGTGGTCCCCAATCGTGGACTCGCCTACAAGTCCCCTGACACAGGATCAGCTTCTGGTGTCGTCATGTAGTTCTGCCAGCCCAATGAGTCCTATAAGTCCTTCATTAAGG GTTCGAGGTTATGCTGGCCCCATGAGTCCCTCCCAAGCTGAGTCTTTGTATCGCTGCTGGAAAGAAAATGCTGTGTCATCGCCAACAAGGCATTCAAAGGGACGAGTGGCATCTCTGAGGCTCACTGACCAGGATAAAGGGTTAGAGAGGATAGGCAG GGAGTTGGCAGCAGACCAGGGCATCTCATGGAACGAGTACTGGGAATTCTTAGGTGACTTTGCCAATTTCCGAACTGAGCGGGGTTTGCAGAAGCTTGAAGTTTTCCTAAAGGACAAATATAAGAAG CTTATGCAAGAACGTGGGCAAATTGCCGCAGAAGAACTAGCAATAAAACTAAATGAAGAAGTGAGATGGGAGGAGGTGCAGTCACCTGCTGAGGGTGAAG GTGATGTTAGCTTACCAAATCTCAATGACTCGCATGTTAGCAAGTCCAGTCGGAGCACAATGAGTGAACTCTGCCAAGAACTGGAGGCGCTTCGTCTGAATGTCTCTCTTTCACCTCAGAATGATGGTCCAGGGTTTAAGAGTGCAAGCAG TAAATTTTTGGAGaattggaaggagaaagaagagaagcaagagagagggcaGTTAGAAGGAACATCACAGGCAGAAGAAGACCCAGCCTCAGAACAGCTCTCATATATCATGAAATCCATCCGTGTTGCTGCCCGTCGCTTGGCTGAAGTCTTGGGGGATTTAGCGCAAGACCTTCAATCAAGTACAGTAGCCAATTTCTCAGTCACAAAAACAATAAGGACCAAATTGAAACCAGAGATCTTGTGTCTGAAGAATGTTGTGAGCAAATGCTGCACCAAAGAGTTAAAGACTGAGCTAGAGTTTGGCTTCATCCATGTTCTTCTGGCCTTTAAAGCCACAGAAACCATCCAGGAGAATTTGACATCCTCTGATATATGCACTTTAGCCGAGACACTGAAGGTGTTTGTGTCACACCTGAATTTCATACAAGTCCACTCATCTGATGAAGAAGATGCTGCAAAACCAGATATCacattagaagaaaagaaagttgcAACTGATCATTTCAGCTGTGTTGTTAAGTGTCTGGAGAAGGCATTGAACATTGCCTACAATAATTGCAATTCAGACATGCAAGTCAGTGAGAATGGGTTAAAGTTGCACCTGATGCAGATGGGTGACTGCAGGTGTAGGTGGGACATCCAAAGTGAAGAACATTCACACATCCCTAAGGCAGCATCTACTCCAGCAACCACATCCAAGTATGGGAAAGCATTCAATTTCCTTCATCAGACACTATTcagcaataacagaaaaaacTCTGAGGAGGCTCAAAGTCGAGCAAAAGATGAAGCTAAAGAGGCTGTTGTGAAGAAGTTAACCtttgatgaagatggagaagaagtgaTTGAGGCAAGTCTAAGGATCAGACAGAATGGAGACATATCTGAGACATTGGTCAACCACAATGCAACTGGGGCTAAAGAAGGAGAGGATGCACAGGCAGCAGTCGACGAGAAAGGAGGTTATGCTGGTGATAATGACAGTTTTGAAACCGCTCCTTCTTCAGTGCATGAAGACATGGTCACTCCAGAAGAAGGAATCAGAGTCTATATGCATGG CTTGGAGGCCAGTAAAGTAGATGTGGACGTAATGGCAGCCGTTGGGGACGTGAGAATTAACGAAGAGAAGTTTCCTCACCTCGCACAGTGGTTCTTCTTGATGTCTTCACACAGCCCGGCTGAAAGGAGCAG TTGGGCATCCCCCTACTATTGCCGAAGCAGGCGGGTATCTACTGCCTTCTCCACCCTGTCAAAGCTGGCGGATACCGACTCCCCGAACAGCAGACGCAGGTCCTTCACAGATGCAGCTACACCACGTATTCTGTTCACCTGA